In a single window of the Debaryomyces hansenii CBS767 chromosome A complete sequence genome:
- a CDS encoding DEHA2A05390p (weakly similar to uniprot|P39960 Saccharomyces cerevisiae YER155C BEM2 Rho GTPase activating protein) yields the protein MRKIWSQRKERDKRKSFMSIYSSNEQQEHEKPSGGHGESDGLDDQSTLANSTIGSIPESSESDYTVGTKNSVRSVSTLAKNDYDQHTVKNAWLNVTVGTSSVHDMSENMLRVYRAELKGSHMYLYKPMVLNARRFQLADATEEADQHPDIFNHNNESGVSEQSVAQEDTSNEFPQLTFFRIDMAHPGLKYDFDRRQFLLDSTVEALVHFLLFQTNSLYTISTGQLIETLPLFPDFGAVIRLVLSFLTNLFDSKLKGEFNAQIMTERILRLLSNIEENFQGFLVRCEVYPIILKIIEVLSDNLQHDDIVHKVQAFKTNLVGKQNSIIESVTYDLPSENPFHALNSNVFINDINVIDFSKTINFIDLNFFKNWNSNIDKSLLLYSSLKDNSAQDFFYKKNPLIFDNDHHIHYLSRLLINHMFIENISGKNNNFLERKARLIEKWIDLGCFLEKSGNMSSWLGIASIILSQPILRLTRIWYLVSPDYIRLLKNDWSPVLFELDRRFLVNGSINSDQISKTSDSLNLKFDDFTSRDSYHIMAPRGLGKIYPKENVIPYFGDLIMNNHSTDINELESIWKRINYSFNRWNEYLSSLTNYDEIIKYNDDVLRRYDNMGFIFSNESLNQVLYLGVNSDDTKPLPAKYKDSSSSNINTDLHKKLLKLIEVNCDSTNLEKIMKLSLLMEPELPESYLKVPIDTSSANSDGPNATISSISIHSNDSSGSLNTPLNDSNISLPSSQQQSLGDDRASKIPTFNNNYFKIALAKYDDLLLQNISSEQKSKLQSLDSSVIKHNFVIDDELTLRVDDFVTDLESSFINSSTLQGLEDDDDDEIPGLGIDVDDILNSDKFNHIDINDNSEPTIQNEEKPINKNKRSKNYSLISSDSSKFSPHSGYIPKYASIDRLIDLLLIDAKYFNENISINLSEYRFVFLLNYNSFITTKELLDKLSHRFINSSNAIISIMKKLYLIKNGNVDIQSQLEFPNWNLDTSVNINELGNVDYEALLEIQTNILKVLIVLINNFYSNFVNDLINKKIFIKLLKLFSNEILQWYNSNKIDSHLEKAFENLVKYYKKLKKLFIKKTYRPIEMSKFDENLIKEFRFSNSLHDVPINRNLPGHKNLNKVEKFLHKFNKLLTTFYKLIKTEDWIKIYKILENQFEKHSLLGFNLQKASTNDDNMIISNIFNFFESLSDPQEKQLVLKQFPLVFRKLFKLYFKFRSYLLIQLSDLNITVDERLDRMKTLLLMLKISKMKMSDNQFVFEGDQDNIPSCIETAISNVIYLPESRLFASLWIKASMSLNDDSSNLSFDDINSLLPTNISEANFAINEPLLPCFGWIIENLIEANKCPSFHKQIINFNKRYLIYKIIKELCIEDIDGQESNGFNCHENREFDFLLKLDESLVNRQRIKDFIVGQDKERSRLFRSVLHDQHKILALDNKKKHMRDGSGSNMSINPTSSMHTLSKKSSSSSLRRQSLSYKSNSSSRFKISGIFSKSRPFSLNASSTSERIISSNELPNVESYADPKQKAFLIIPLKNKKIFPVYSLPFAFKIDSDSPNEDSFFQAPNESELNDWLVKLNYANRHWFYSKNLNLKANHSCSTFGIPIEVVCNRDQSLVPRFLVVIFEEIENEGIKDTGIYRISSSVSELNHVKSIIDKTGTISFNERAYNPHTLASCVKSYFRELPDALLIDQVIEGFFTLEKESPEKSDSSSVIENYRQILKNLSTPNYQTLKLLLKHLQKVSQFSEHNKMTASNLATVIGPALTEASNLDCLINNFGFMNSILEKLITNYDYVFQDGS from the coding sequence ATGAGAAAGATCTGGAGTCAGAGAAAAGAACGGGACAAAAGAAAGAGTTTCATGCTGATTTACTCAAGCAATGAACAACAAGAACACGAAAAGCCCAGCGGCGGCCATGGAGAAAGCGATGGTTTAGATGATCAATCCACATTGGCCAATTCAACCATCGGAAGCATACCTGAAAGTTCGGAATCAGATTATACAGTGGGAACCAAGAATTCGGTGAGATCGGTATCAACACTCGCAAAGAACGACTACGATCAACACACAGTAAAGAACGCATGGCTCAATGTAACGGTAGGGACCAGTTCAGTGCATGATATGAGCGAAAACATGTTGAGGGTATATAGAGCTGAATTGAAGGGATCACATATGTACTTGTACAAGCCAATGGTGTTGAATGCCAGACGGTTCCAGCTCGCCGACGCGACAGAAGAGGCCGATCAACATCCGGATATTTTCAACcataataatgaatcagGGGTGCTGGAGCAGTCTGTAGCGCAAGAAGACACTCTGAATGAATTCCCGCAATTGACGTTCTTCAGGATAGACATGGCACACCCGGGATTGAAGTATGATTTCGACAGACGCCAGTTTTTACTCGACTCGACGGTCGAAGCCCTCGTGCACTTCTTGTTGTTTCAAACCAACTCTCTCTATACTATATCTACAGGCCAATTAATAGAAACGTTGCCATTGTTTCCTGATTTTGGGGCGGTAATAAGGTTGGTTTTATCCTTTTTAACAAACTTATTTGACTCAAAACTCAAAGGAGAATTCAATGCACAGATAATGACTGAAAGAATATTACGATTATTATCCAACATAGAAGAAAACTTCCAAGGGTTTTTAGTCAGATGTGAGGTCTACcctattattttgaaaataattgaagTTTTATCAGATAACTTGCAGCACGATGATATTGTACATAAGGTACAAGCATTTAAAACTAACTTGGTGGGAAAACAAAATTCTATAATCGAACTGGTTACCTATGATCTACCATCTGAAAATCCTTTCCATGCTTTGAATTCCaatgtatttattaacGACATTAatgtaattgatttttcCAAGACAATCAATTTTATAGACTTGAACTTTTTTAAGAATTGGAACTCAAACATCGATAAATCATTACTATTATATTCATCACTTAAAGATAACAGTGCACAAGACTTTTTCtataaaaaaaatccattaatttttgataatgaccATCATATTCACTATTTGTCACGTTTACTTATAAACCATATGTTCATTGAGAATATCAGCGGtaaaaacaataatttcttaGAAAGAAAGGCCAGATTGATTGAGAAGTGGATCGACTTGGGTTGTTTCCTTGAAAAATCTGGTAACATGTCATCATGGCTTGGTATTGcttcaattatattatcaCAACCAATCTTGAGACTAACAAGAATTTGGTATCTCGTTTCACCAGATTATATCAGACTATTAAAAAACGATTGGTCGCCTGTTTTATTTGAGTTGGACAGAAGATTTCTTGTTAATGGTTCGATTAATAGTGACCAAATCTCTAAAACTTCTGATAGTTTGAATTTAAAGTTTGATGATTTTACTTCCAGAGATTCGTACCATATAATGGCACCAAGAGGTTTGGGTAAGATTTATCCTAAAGAAAATGTAATACCGTATTTTGGTGATTTAATCATGAACAATCATTCCACCGATATAAATGAGTTGGAATCTATATggaaaagaattaattattcTTTTAACAGATGGAATGAGTATTTGTCAAGCTTAACTAattatgatgaaattattaaatataatgatgatgTATTGAGGAGATATGATAATATGGGCTTTAtcttttcaaatgaaaGTTTAAACCAGGTCTTATACTTAGGAGTTAATAGTGACGATACTAAACCCTTACCTGCTAAGTATAAAGATTCGtcttcttccaatattAATACTGATTTGcataaaaaattattaaaattgattgaagTTAACTGTGATTCTActaatttagaaaaaataatgaaactaTCATTATTGATGGAGCCCGAATTACCAGAATCGTACTTGAAAGTGCCTATAGATACCCTGTCTGCTAATTCGGACGGTCCTAATGCAACGATTTCCAGTATATCGATTCATTCTAACGATTCGCTGGGCTCGTTGAATACGCCGTTAAATGACagtaatatttctttaCCATCATCACAACAACAATCTTTAGGAGATGATCGGGCATCTAAGATTCCaacattcaataataattatttcaagatCGCACTAGCGaaatatgatgatttacttttgcaaaatattctgtCAGAGCAGAAAAGCAAACTTCAAAGCTTAGATTCTTCAGTAATAAAGCataattttgtaattgATGACGAGTTGACCTTACGTGTTGACGATTTTGTGACTGATTTGGAATCATCATTTATCAACTCATCAACTTTGCAGGGATTagaagatgacgatgatgatgaaatcCCCGGTTTAGGAATTGACGtagatgatattttgaattcagATAAATTCAATCATATTGACatcaatgataattcaGAACCTACGattcaaaatgaagaaaaacctattaataaaaataagcGCTCCAAAAATTATAGTCTTATTTCCAGTGATTCGTCGAAATTTTCTCCACACAGTGGTTACATTCCAAAATATGCTTCTATTGATagattaattgatttgttattaattgatgcaaaatattttaacgAAAATATTTCCATCAATTTGTCAGAATACAgatttgtatttttattgaactataattctttcataaCCACTAAAGAGTTATTGGATAAATTGTCTCACAgattcattaattcaagTAATgcaattatttcaattatgaaaaaattatacCTTATAAAAAATGGAAATGTCGATATTCAGCTGCAGCTCGAATTCCCAAACTGGAACCTCGACACTTCTGtcaatataaatgaattagGTAATGTTGACTATGAGGCTTTGCTagaaattcaaacaaatattttaaaagtATTAATTGTattgattaataatttttacTCCAACTTTgtgaatgatttaattaataaaaaaatatttattaaattattgaaattgttcagcaatgaaattttgcaatggtataattcaaataagaTTGATTCACACCTAGAAAAGGCATTCGAAAATTTAGTGAAGtattacaagaaattgaagaagttatttattaaaaagaCTTACAGGCCAATCGAAATGCTGAAGTTTGACGAAAATCTTATTAAAGAGTTCAGATTTAGTAACTCGTTACATGATGTTCCaattaatagaaatttACCGGGccataaaaatttaaataaggTGGAGAAATTTTTacataaattcaataaactATTGACTACATTTTATAAGTTGATAAAGACAGAAGATTGGATAAAAATctataaaattttagaGAACCAATTCGAAAAGCATTCATTGCTAGGCTTTAATCTCCAAAAGGCTTCTACTAACGATGATAACATGATTATCTCGaacatcttcaatttcttcgaATCACTTTCAGATCCTCAAGAAAAGCAATTAGttttgaaacaatttcCGCTAGTTTTCCGtaaacttttcaaattatactTCAAGTTTAGAAGTTATTTGTTAATTCAACTATCTGATTTGAATATCACTGTTGATGAACGATTAGATCGTATGAAAACATTGTTACTTATGCTTAAGATTTctaaaatgaaaatgagtGACAATCAGTTTGTTTTTGAGGGCGACCAAGATAACATTCCATCTTGTATTGAAACCGCAATTTCTAATGTTATTTATTTGCCGGAAAGTAGGTTGTTTGCCAGCTTATGGATAAAAGCCTCGATGAGTTTAAATGAcgattcatcaaatttatcatttgatgatatcaatCTGTTATTACCTACAAATATTAGTGAAGCTAACTTTGCTATTAATGAACCATTGTTACCTTGTTTTGGCTGGATAATTGAGAATTTAATCGAAGCGAATAAATGCCCAAGCTTTCATAAACAAATcattaacttcaataagagatatttgatttacaaaattattaaagaattgTGTATTGAAGACATTGATGGACAAGAATCAAATGGATTCAATTGTCATGAAAACAGGGAATTTGACttcttattgaaattggatGAATCGCTAGTTAATAGGCAAAGAATTAAAGACTTCATTGTTGGACAAGATAAAGAAAGGTCCAGGCTATTCCGGTCTGTTTTACATGATCAACATAAGATTCTAGCATtagataataaaaagaaacaTATGAGGGATGGCAGTGGTTCAAATATGAGCATTAACCCTACTTCGTCAATGCACACCTTGTCAAAGAAGTCATCGAGTTCCAGCTTGAGGCGTCAATCCTTGTCTTATAAgtcaaattcatcttcgAGGTTTAAGATTAGTGGAATATTCAGTAAATCAAGgccattttctttaaatgcATCAAGTACATCAGAAAGGATCATAAGTTCCAATGAATTGCCTAATGTAGAATCATATGCTGATCCAAAGCAAAAGGCATTTTTAATTATCCCGttgaaaaacaagaagatCTTCCCAGTGTATTCCTTGCCATTCGCATTCAAAATCGATTCTGATTCTCCAAATGAGGattctttctttcaagCACCTAATGAGAGTGAATTGAATGATTGGCTCGTCAAATTAAATTACGCTAATCGACACTGGTTTTATTCTAAGAATTTAAATCTTAAAGCTAATCATTCTTGCAGTACATTTGGAATTCCAATTGAAGTTGTATGCAACAGAGACCAATCATTAGTACCTAGATTTTTGGTTGTCATATTTGAAGAGATTGAGAACGAAGGCATAAAGGATACCGGAATTTATAGAATCAGCTCGTCAGTAAGTGAGTTAAATCATGTCAAatctattattgataaaacCGGAACTATAAGCTTCAATGAAAGGGCTTATAATCCGCATACCCTAGCAAGCTGTGTTAAATCTTATTTTAGAGAATTACCCGATGCTCTATTGATTGATCAAGTAATCGAAGGTTTTTTTACTCTAGAAAAAGAATCGCCTGAGAAATCCGATAGTTCAAGtgttattgaaaattataggcaaatattaaaaaacCTATCTACCCCAAACTATCAgactttaaaattattattaaagcaTTTACAAAAAGTTTCACAATTCAGTGAACATAATAAGATGACTGCATCAAATTTGGCTACCGTAATTGGACCGGCCTTAACTGAAGCAAGCAATTTAGATTGTTTAATCAACAACTTTGGTTTCATGAATTCCATTTTGGAGAAATTAATTACTAACTATGACTATGTATTCCAAGATGGATCGTAA
- a CDS encoding DEHA2A05368p (similar to uniprot|P39952 Saccharomyces cerevisiae YER154W OXA1 Translocase of the mitochondrial inner membrane): MFRTCMARSQRAIRIQNVLRPNILSVTPVFLNQTSTVRFNSTKSSEIADKVSEIKNELTSFDHQASPTGYVSDMTSDQLGYLDSIGLAQGYGPTALIERLLEYSHVYTGLPWWATIIVTTVAVRSVMFPLYVKASINGAKMAKIKPELDQVMQELREAENPQEQVQAAHKRKALMKDNDVHMSHQMFPVLQLPIAYGFFQGLRKMANHPVEGFSTQGNAWFADLTQVDPYCGLQIISAAVVVSMVRLGGETGAAAMNPMMKKVMTYVPILSIFITKELSAAVVLYFAANSIFSFIQALVLRNKYFRKFAKMPPIVAPASIPGAKQPPATVSEWWKEFNQNMNQNVGKKMKESNTKLGAIHKRKSGISNGFIKKH; this comes from the coding sequence ATGTTCAGGACATGCATGGCTCGGTCGCAACGAGCCATTAGAATACAAAATGTATTAAGACCTAATATTTTGTCCGTAACACCGGTTTTTCTTAACCAAACTTCGACGGTTCGTTTTAATTCCACCAAATCGAGTGAAATCGCTGATAAAGTGtcagaaatcaaaaatgaattaacaTCTTTTGATCACCAAGCAAGCCCTACAGGATATGTCAGTGACATGACATCAGATCAATTAGGGTATTTAGACTCCATCGGGTTAGCACAAGGGTACGGGCCAACTGCTCTTATTGAACgtttattagaatattCACATGTCTACACAGGTTTACCATGGTGGGCCACAATTATCGTTACAACTGTTGCAGTTAGGTCTGTTATGTTTCCATTATATGTAAAAGCATCCATTAACGGGGCAAAAATGGCAAAAATCAAACCTGAATTGGATCAAGTTATGCAGGAATTAAGAGAAGCAGAAAACCCACAGGAACAAGTCCAGGCTGCTCACAAAAGAAAGGCTTTAATGAAAGATAATGATGTGCATATGTCGCACCAGATGTTCCCTGTATTACAATTACCAATTGCTTATGGGTTTTTCCAAGGGTTAAGAAAGATGGCTAATCACCCAGTTGAAGGCTTTTCTACCCAGGGTAATGCGTGGTTCGCAGATTTAACTCAAGTCGATCCATACTGTGGATTGCAAATTATCTCTGCCGCTGTAGTTGTTAGTATGGTAAGATTAGGTGGTGAAACTGGTGCAGCTGCCATGAATccaatgatgaagaaggttATGACTTATGTTCCAATTCTTTCTATCTTTATTACTAAGGAACTTTCAGCAGCCGTTGTTTTGTATTTTGCGGCCAATTCAATCTTTTCGTTTATCCAGGCTTTGGTGTTGagaaataaatacttcCGTAAGTTTGCCAAAATGCCGCCAATTGTGGCTCCAGCATCGATTCCTGGTGCAAAACAACCCCCTGCAACGGTTAGTGAGTGGTGGAAAGAATTCAACCAGAACATGAACCAAAATGTCgggaagaaaatgaaagagTCTAATACTAAATTAGGAGCTATCCATAAGAGAAAGAGTGGAATTAGTAATGGGTTTATCAAGAAACATTAA
- a CDS encoding DEHA2A05346p (some similarities with CA4879|IPF1660 Candida albicans): MWSRYLRKRLLKPPVSNIKRTYSELCQSHNYRNDKTYGQYYDRFNDVKQNPDRNSIRSILDSAFYTTPIDNNDSYLMNDFLETISNIPNHYHTYVQEYLEKLNRNEIRDCLKQNIALQLLLSSNNSDQAEVYQFIVENLHHKLNVNLLEIFIFNLIKAENISAATTLLHILLDKIPNFNLSNELWSYYISKTCELGHYLGSCLIYHELIDNHQTRSGESTGINFQNSYIPFLVANSLLEKLGSIFSNNRDPMRINGVLNYHKRFYSYSGHADTYKSLRCSLVEAYSNEGNLGEALKHFRTLAFIFKGHRNYKKNESISTPKMSAFSHFRWRRDNIKNNNYDSISQVPDKIKTSLDFQEEASSKELNMKLFRPDEERNVYTYPGHSYIPVVDGSLRLSDLPYFRSLINSNIQHLMNNSGPERLDSLMNYISGCHFMLHIFINSCLCELGYINEAFSLLVKLPKIYPKVYSNVLIREEDFIYLFEACKHRFNSLDIDSDYTQFNEAEQTYQLLHEIKLFQESVNQRANVNMFSMKLHEIFISTMLSYRGITLEKISVYLDNLLRLSTVNSPITILIDEPQFNKLKSLCSTANELKYSKLVRMRD, encoded by the coding sequence ATGTGGTCCAGGTACCTCCGAAAGAGACTTTTAAAACCTCCAgtatcaaatataaaaaggACATATAGTGAATTATGCCAATCTCACAACTACAGAAATGATAAGACTTATGGTCAATACTACGACAGGTTCAATGATGTAAAACAAAATCCAGATCGTAATTCTATTAGAAGTATACTTGACAGTGCTTTTTATACCACTCCCATCGATAATAACGACTCATATCTCATGAATGATTTCCTTGAAACTATATCCAACATtccaaatcattatcatacATACGTACAAGAGTActtagaaaaattgaacagAAATGAAATAAGAGATTGTCTTAAGCAAAATATTGCGCTCCAATTGCTTCTCAGCAGTAATAATTCTGATCAAGCAGAAGTTTATCAATTCATAGTCGAAAACTTACATCACAAATTGAATGTCAATTTGCTAGAgattttcatattcaacCTTATAAAAGCAGAGAACATAAGTGCTGCTACTACTTTATTGCATATACTTCTTGACAAGATTCCTAACTTTAATTTGAGTAATGAATTATGGTCGTATTATATATCTAAGACCTGTGAATTGGGGCATTATCTTGGATCATGCTTAATATACCACGAACTTATAGACAACCATCAAACTCGTTCTGGAGAATCAACAGGCATTAATTTTCAGAATAGCTATATCCCTTTTTTGGTTGCAAATTCATTGTTAGAGAAATTGGGTCTGATATTCCTGAACAACCGTGATCCTATGAGAATTAACGGCGTATTAAATTACCATAAGCGGTTTTACTCGTATTCAGGGCATGCAGATACTTACAAGTCGTTAAGGTGTTCACTTGTAGAAGCCTACAGTAACGAAGGTAATTTGGGGGAAGCCCTTAAGCATTTTCGTACTCTCGCATTTATTTTCAAGGGGCATAGGAACTATAAGAAGAATGAAAGCATTTCAACGCCTAAAATGTCTGCATTTAGTCATTTTCGCTGGAGAAGAGACAATATCAAGAACAATAATTATGATTCCATATCCCAGGTTCCTGATAAAATAAAGACAAGCCTAGATTTTCAAGAAGAGGCATCATCAAAAGAgttaaatatgaaattattcagGCccgatgaagaaagaaatgtATATACATATCCAGGTCATTCCTATATTCCTGTTGTCGATGGATCGTTGAGATTAAGCGATTTACCTTATTTTCGCTCATTAATAAActcaaatattcaacatTTAATGAACAACTCCGGACCAGAACGTCTCGATTCGTTAATGAACTATATATCAGGATGTCATTTCATGCTACACATATTTATCAACTCGTGCTTGTGTGAGTTAGGATATATAAATGAGGCATTTCTGTTGTTAGTTAAATTACCCAAGATTTATCCAAAAGTTTATTCAAATGTTCTTATTCGAGAGGAGGACTTCATTTATCTATTTGAAGCTTGCAAACATAGGTTTAACAGCCTTGATATTGATAGTGATTATACCCAGTTTAATGAAGCTGAGCAAACATACCAGTTACTTCATGAAATAAAACTATTTCAGGAGAGCGTCAATCAGAGAGCAAACGTTAACATGTTTTCAATGAAACTTcatgaaattttcatttcgACCATGTTATCATATCGAGGTATTACTTTAGAGAAAATACTGGTTTACTTAGACAATCTCTTACGTTTGTCTACGGTTAATAGTCCAATTACCATTCTCATAGATGAACCacaattcaataagttGAAAAGTCTATGCTCAACTGCAAACGAACTTAAGTATTCTAAATTAGTTCGCATGAGGgattaa